A single region of the Thermoanaerobacterium aotearoense genome encodes:
- a CDS encoding YhbD family protein: protein MDNNDLISKKELLEITGISYGQLYRWKRKNLIPEEWFIRKSTFTGQETFFPKAKILERVNKILSMKEDLSLDDLANMLSPNPSEIVLSLDEIKKRNIVSLISLELYIKTFGEEKEFSFNSILYIYIVDEMIIAGDINLEEGKIILETLKENYNKFNGKNCDLLFVRKFGVSTCFLVSSGSEVYFEPGAKIIKRLSVAGIIEELKIKLVNGGEFNE from the coding sequence GTGGATAACAATGATTTAATATCGAAAAAAGAATTGCTTGAGATTACTGGTATTTCATACGGTCAGCTTTACAGGTGGAAAAGAAAAAATCTTATTCCTGAGGAGTGGTTTATAAGAAAGTCTACATTTACAGGCCAAGAGACATTTTTCCCAAAAGCAAAGATTCTTGAAAGAGTAAATAAAATTCTAAGCATGAAAGAAGACTTATCATTGGATGATCTTGCAAATATGCTTTCGCCAAATCCTTCAGAGATTGTATTAAGCTTAGATGAGATAAAAAAACGCAATATTGTTTCGCTTATATCTTTGGAGCTATATATAAAGACGTTTGGAGAAGAAAAAGAGTTTTCTTTTAATTCAATTCTATATATTTACATTGTTGATGAAATGATAATTGCAGGAGATATAAATCTTGAAGAAGGAAAAATTATTTTAGAAACGTTAAAAGAAAATTACAATAAATTCAATGGGAAGAATTGTGATCTATTATTTGTGAGAAAGTTTGGAGTATCTACATGTTTTTTGGTATCAAGTGGGTCTGAGGTTTATTTCGAACCAGGTGCGAAAATCATTAAAAGGCTAAGTGTTGCGGGAATTATTGAAGAATTAAAGATAAAATTAGTAAATGGGGGCGAGTTTAATGAGTAG
- a CDS encoding nucleotidyltransferase domain-containing protein, protein MKLDLDDRIIDSIKFIGEKYNDIDKIVIYGSRARGDNRKTSDIDIAVYCKDDSHKGAIYCDLDDINTLLKLDIVFIDDNTDKKLLDNINRDGVIVYEKQ, encoded by the coding sequence ATGAAATTAGATTTAGATGATAGAATAATAGATTCAATTAAATTTATAGGTGAAAAATATAATGATATTGATAAAATAGTAATATATGGTTCGAGAGCAAGAGGAGATAATAGAAAGACCAGCGATATAGATATTGCCGTATATTGCAAGGATGATTCACATAAAGGCGCAATTTATTGCGATTTAGATGATATAAATACTCTATTGAAACTTGATATAGTCTTTATAGATGATAATACTGACAAAAAGTTATTAGATAATATTAACCGGGATGGTGTTATTGTATATGAAAAGCAATAA
- a CDS encoding nucleotidyltransferase substrate binding protein: MKSNNKLENFIKALDRLKEGLLQYDEEDELQRDGIIQRYEFTFELAWKTLKEIFEDEGLIGLNSPKTVLREAYSSGLIDDEKIWLDMLVDRNATSHIYSQSNAIEICKRIKEIYVDKLEKLKYKIFERLNQI; this comes from the coding sequence ATGAAAAGCAATAATAAACTTGAAAATTTTATAAAAGCGTTAGATAGATTAAAAGAAGGCTTGTTGCAATATGACGAGGAAGACGAACTTCAAAGGGATGGAATAATTCAAAGGTATGAATTTACTTTTGAACTTGCTTGGAAAACTTTAAAAGAAATCTTTGAAGATGAAGGCTTAATTGGATTAAATTCACCAAAAACCGTATTAAGAGAAGCATATTCATCAGGGTTAATTGATGATGAAAAAATATGGCTTGATATGCTTGTAGACAGAAATGCCACATCACACATATATAGTCAAAGTAATGCAATAGAAATATGTAAAAGAATAAAAGAAATATATGTTGACAAGTTGGAAAAATTAAAATATAAAATATTTGAGAGATTAAATCAAATATAA
- the dapA gene encoding 4-hydroxy-tetrahydrodipicolinate synthase gives MNNTHKLEGLVIPCITPFTDDLSKVDFEKFDKLVDYLIEEQCADAIIPIGTTGESTSLSHLEKELVIERAVKRANKRVPIFVGAGGANLDETISLTKYAENIGADGLLIVVPYYIRPDQEGIYQFFKAVAQHTNLPIMIYNIPSRTAVNMSIDTIIKVANIDNVIGIKDCFNDITNTSEMIRICRNELKKEFSILTGEDTNIFINLCLGGNGAVAATGHVVDKKIKEMINKYKAGDIIGARKIQFDICTLQKSMFKAPNPAPIKAALDILGLNLGGKVRLPLVDINDDIKELIKSELRKFYDF, from the coding sequence TTGAATAATACTCATAAGTTGGAAGGTTTAGTTATTCCATGCATTACACCATTTACTGATGATTTGAGTAAAGTTGATTTTGAAAAGTTTGATAAATTGGTGGATTACTTGATAGAAGAACAATGCGCAGATGCAATAATTCCAATTGGAACAACTGGGGAATCGACATCATTATCACATCTTGAAAAGGAGTTAGTTATAGAAAGAGCAGTAAAACGAGCTAATAAAAGAGTGCCTATTTTTGTTGGTGCTGGAGGTGCAAACTTGGATGAAACAATAAGTTTGACTAAATATGCTGAAAATATTGGAGCCGATGGTCTGTTAATAGTTGTTCCATATTATATTAGACCAGATCAGGAAGGTATTTATCAATTTTTTAAGGCGGTAGCCCAACATACAAATTTACCAATCATGATTTATAATATACCATCTAGGACAGCAGTTAATATGAGTATTGATACAATTATTAAAGTAGCAAATATTGACAATGTAATCGGTATAAAAGATTGTTTTAACGACATTACAAATACTTCCGAGATGATAAGGATATGTCGGAATGAATTAAAAAAAGAATTTTCTATCTTGACAGGTGAAGATACTAATATATTTATAAATCTATGCCTCGGAGGAAATGGTGCAGTTGCTGCAACAGGTCATGTTGTTGATAAAAAAATAAAAGAGATGATAAATAAATATAAAGCTGGAGATATAATAGGTGCAAGAAAAATTCAATTTGACATATGTACACTTCAAAAGAGTATGTTTAAAGCTCCTAATCCTGCACCAATCAAAGCAGCATTGGATATATTAGGTCTAAATTTAGGAGGTAAAGTAAGATTGCCCTTAGTAGATATAAATGATGACATTAAAGAACTTATAAAGTCAGAGTTGCGTAAATTTTATGATTTTTAA